The Oncorhynchus mykiss isolate Arlee chromosome 5, USDA_OmykA_1.1, whole genome shotgun sequence DNA window TCTTTGAGTAGGAAGGCCTTTGCTGGGAGGAAGAGCAGTTCAGTCTTGCTGAGCTTGAGGTGTTGGGCCGACATCATCCaagttgagatatctgccaggcacggaGGTATGCGTGTTAACACCTGGGTGCCAGAAGGGGGAAGgaaaaagtagttgagtgtcatccgcatagcaatgacaGGGGATACCATGACAGAGCCGAGTGAGGATATGACGGAACCGAGTGACTTGGtgtgtagagagaagaggagagggcctagaacagAGCCCCGGAGGACACAAGTAGTGAGTGTATGTGTTGCAGACGtagatcctctccacgtcacctggtaggagtgGCCTGCTGGGTAGGAtacaagagtgtgcagagcctgagagggtggagaggaggatctgatagttCATGGTGTCAAAGGCAGCatatagatctaggaggatgagaacagaggagagtcagctttggcagtgcagaGAGCCTCTGACACAGAGAAGAACAGTCTTGGTTGAGTGAACCACCTTGAAGCCCTGACTGGTTAGGGCCAAGAAcgttgtgaggcattggaaaacctctggtctttgtgattgaatctgtggttgaaattcactgcttgactgagggaccttacaaatatttgtatgtgtggggtacaaagatgaggtagtcatttaaaaatcatgttaaacactattgcacacacaatgagttcatgcaacttatgtgacttgttaagcaactttttactcctgaacttatttaagcttgccataacaaagggattgaatacttattgactcaagagacatttcagctttttatttaattagaatttccactttgacattatggggtattgtgtgtaggccagtgacaacacctcaatttaatacattttaaattcaggctgtaacaacaaaatgtggaaaaagtcagggggtgtgaatactttctgaaggcactgcacagAAATTCATCAGTGGCAATTAACGCAACTGGGATGTTAGTCTATCTACTGAGGTCGTATTGACTTGATTGTTCTGTTGAAGTTTCTAGAAATGGTTTTATCTATGGAAGGAAATATATTTATTCCTAAATATTAAAATGGAAAACTATTGTGATTCCAATAGTAGAGATGGAGTCCTCCATCGGGGTCTTGAGAGGCAGTAGGGCAGATTTGGTTAGATTTATTTTATAATTTGAGATGGTGCTGAATCTGTCTATGATCTTCAAAGCGTTTGGGAGGTATTGAGATACTTTATCTAAACAATGTAAGATATCGTCGGTGTATAATGAAACTAGGCCACCTCTGACAAAGATCATTAACCCTTCCTCTCCTGGTCTACAGGTGTACCTCAGCACACGGAAGGGGGCATGGGTGGTCAGCAGGGTGGGGGCAGGGGGCTTGCCAGGTGACCTGGTGGGCACTTCACGATTGGACAAGCTGCTGCAGAAGCTCTTCCCCTCCTGGATTACCTGGATGATGGAGAAGAATCTGAACCAGAGCTTTGACCACAGACTGTACGGCCTACAGCCAAAACACGGGTATGCTCTATACatatctgactgactggctagctggctggctggctgaccgaTCCATCTATTTCAGGTTCTTTGCCCAGATCCCGGTGGTGAATGATGACCTGCCTGGTCGAATCATCTCTGGTCGTGTTCTGATCAAACCTAACATCAGGGAGATCAGAGGCTCCAGTGTGGCGTTTGAGGACGGCAGTGTTGTGGacaaggtacagacacacacacacacacacacacacacacacaacggatgtgaacggctagcttagttagcggtggtgcgcgctaaatagcgtttcaatcggtgacgtcacttgctctgagaccttgaagtagtagttccccttgctctgcaagagccgcggcttttgtggagcgatgggtaacgatgcttcgtgggtgtcagttgttgatgtgtgcagagggtccctggttcgcgcccgggtatgggcgaggggacggtctaaagttatactgttacacacacacacacacacacacacactctcacctcctcccttctcacCTACCTTACCTCACCTTCCTAGGTGGATGTTGTGGTGTTTGCCACCGGCTACAACTATGACTTTCCCTTCCTGCCTTCGGGTCTGCTGGCTAATAGCAGTCACCGCCTGTCTCTGTACCGTAATGTGTTCCCCCCTGGGCTTGCCCGGCCCAGTCTGGCTGTAGTGGGCTTCGTCTGTAACCTGGGAGCCATCAACCCTCTGGCTGAGATGCAGGCCCGCTGGGCCACCCGGGTCTTTAAAGGTAAAAACTAACTAACTCATTAACTCCCCTTTTCCTGAATTGTCCAGCTCTGTGTCTGAAGTTGTTGGGTAGGCTAGTGTATTTGAATGTGAGTGATTGAAGCTTTGAGGTTGTTGTCATTATTAATGTGTGAATACATCATTTCTTGCTCCAGGGTTACTAACTCTGCCCTCTGAAGAAGCCATGCTGCaggacataaagagagacaccagcACCTTGCAAAACAGGTGGGACAACAACCATGCGTTATTACACTCCCATCATTATTTTGCTAATAGGTAACAAACTATTCACCTGTgtacatctccctctccctccaggtTTGCCTGTTTGGAGCGTCACCCTCTCCAGGTGGACCATATCCCCTACCTGGACTCCATGGCAGAGGAGTTAGGGGTTCGACCCAACCTCCTAGGGCTGCTGCTGAGGGAGCCTGGTGTGGGGCTTCGTGTGCTGCTGGGGCCCTGCACTCCGTACCAGTACCGTCTGAGAGGGCCAGGGCAGTGGGACGGGGCCCGCCAGGCTATCCTCACCCAGTGGGAGCGAGTAGCCCAGCCATTCAGGACCAGGATGGCTGCACaaccagagagcagaaccagagcCTCCTGTAGTCTGAGACTGACATTGACCCTGTCTGGCGCTGTTCTCCTACTAACCCTCTATACTAGACACAGTCTCTCATCACTCCTCTCACATCCCACAGGCCTCCTCTATAAGCTGTACAGTCCATCTGAGACCATGTGGGGGTGGAAATGAACACTATGGGTCTATTGCAACCACTGTTGGCCACCATTTTATCTCCAGGTGATCTCTGGTTAAACCATCAATACACGTTAACATCACCCGTACAGATGATCTCAATTGCTTCCAAATTTGCCGCTCCCAAAAAGCAGAGCTACGTGTGAGGTTGGTGTTAAGT harbors:
- the LOC110524501 gene encoding flavin-containing monooxygenase 5 isoform X2 → MVRTVAVIGAGPSGLTSIKSCLDEGLEPTCFESSEDIGGLWRFKEHPDPGRANIYQSVIINSSKEMMSYSDFPPPAHLPNNMHHSQLLIYLRLYAETFDLFKHIVFQTTVVSVRQRPDFPVSGQWEVETERTEGQRESQVFDAVMVCTGHFTQPHLPLKDFPGIEEFEGRYLHSWEYRSAEGLQGKRVVVVGIGNSGGDIAVDASRVAEQVYLSTRKGAWVVSRVGAGGLPGDLVGTSRLDKLLQKLFPSWITWMMEKNLNQSFDHRLYGLQPKHGFFAQIPVVNDDLPGRIISGRVLIKPNIREIRGSSVAFEDGSVVDKVDVVVFATGYNYDFPFLPSGLLANSSHRLSLYRNVFPPGLARPSLAVVGFVCNLGAINPLAEMQARWATRVFKGLLTLPSEEAMLQDIKRDTSTLQNRFACLERHPLQVDHIPYLDSMAEELGVRPNLLGLLLREPGVGLRVLLGPCTPYQYRLRGPGQWDGARQAILTQWERVAQPFRTRMAAQPESRTRASCSLRLTLTLSGAVLLLTLYTRHSLSSLLSHPTGLLYKLYSPSETMWGWK
- the LOC110524501 gene encoding flavin-containing monooxygenase 5 isoform X1, producing the protein MFHAFYEKTSNQNNGFIIMVRTVAVIGAGPSGLTSIKSCLDEGLEPTCFESSEDIGGLWRFKEHPDPGRANIYQSVIINSSKEMMSYSDFPPPAHLPNNMHHSQLLIYLRLYAETFDLFKHIVFQTTVVSVRQRPDFPVSGQWEVETERTEGQRESQVFDAVMVCTGHFTQPHLPLKDFPGIEEFEGRYLHSWEYRSAEGLQGKRVVVVGIGNSGGDIAVDASRVAEQVYLSTRKGAWVVSRVGAGGLPGDLVGTSRLDKLLQKLFPSWITWMMEKNLNQSFDHRLYGLQPKHGFFAQIPVVNDDLPGRIISGRVLIKPNIREIRGSSVAFEDGSVVDKVDVVVFATGYNYDFPFLPSGLLANSSHRLSLYRNVFPPGLARPSLAVVGFVCNLGAINPLAEMQARWATRVFKGLLTLPSEEAMLQDIKRDTSTLQNRFACLERHPLQVDHIPYLDSMAEELGVRPNLLGLLLREPGVGLRVLLGPCTPYQYRLRGPGQWDGARQAILTQWERVAQPFRTRMAAQPESRTRASCSLRLTLTLSGAVLLLTLYTRHSLSSLLSHPTGLLYKLYSPSETMWGWK